Proteins encoded within one genomic window of Verrucomicrobiia bacterium:
- a CDS encoding nucleoside deaminase yields MKEQFMREAIHMADHGMCKGHGGPFGAVIVKDGKVIGRGCNQVTSTNDPTAHAEMVAIRDACKNVKDFSLDGAEIYTSCEPCPMCLAAIYWARIAKIYYANTRKDAADIGFDDDFIYREVPLPLEKRSLKIEPLLREEAQRAFQDWLKKEDKIPY; encoded by the coding sequence ATGAAAGAACAATTCATGCGAGAAGCGATCCATATGGCGGATCATGGAATGTGTAAGGGTCATGGAGGGCCGTTTGGAGCGGTTATTGTTAAAGATGGAAAAGTGATCGGTCGCGGATGCAATCAAGTGACTTCCACCAATGATCCTACCGCTCATGCCGAAATGGTTGCCATTCGTGACGCATGTAAAAATGTGAAAGATTTTTCTCTGGATGGCGCTGAAATTTACACCAGTTGTGAACCGTGTCCCATGTGTTTAGCAGCGATTTATTGGGCGCGAATTGCTAAAATTTATTACGCGAACACTCGCAAAGATGCTGCGGATATTGGGTTTGATGATGATTTTATTTATCGTGAAGTTCCGCTGCCTTTGGAAAAACGTTCGCTCAAGATTGAACCTTTACTGCGCGAAGAAGCGCAACGCGCTTTTCAAGATTGGCTCAAAAAAGAGGATAAAATTCCTTATTGA
- a CDS encoding XdhC family protein translates to MTHFFEQIATVSQSAQPAVLGIITRVKGSSPQKPGAKALFFPDGRIIGTLGGGCLEAEIQKRAIASLQTQKAESFDLLLDHDFGWDDGLICGGKVFGLILPQAIQEISLWQKLARREEKIRWGIDENFTVVENPVKDKVLYEETTYPPVHLWIAGAGHIAKALAPLAASLDFSVTVFDDRPTLASHENFTKEIQLKTDYWDNLLTIRPPDHQKTFGVIVTRGHKHDALVLRHWIHYSFDFLGMIGSKRKVQIIRDHFLHEKLATEIQFNRVQCPVGINIEAQSPQEIAVSIAGQLIQSRSSLIF, encoded by the coding sequence ATGACTCATTTTTTTGAACAGATTGCTACTGTGTCGCAATCCGCTCAGCCTGCGGTTTTAGGCATCATTACGCGGGTAAAAGGTTCCAGCCCTCAAAAGCCCGGCGCTAAAGCGCTTTTTTTCCCGGATGGCCGCATCATCGGAACTTTGGGCGGTGGCTGTTTGGAAGCAGAAATTCAAAAACGGGCGATTGCTTCGTTGCAAACGCAAAAAGCTGAATCTTTTGATCTGTTGCTAGATCATGATTTTGGTTGGGATGATGGGCTTATTTGTGGTGGTAAAGTTTTTGGCCTTATTTTACCGCAAGCAATCCAAGAAATTTCGCTTTGGCAAAAACTGGCTCGAAGAGAAGAAAAAATTCGGTGGGGTATTGATGAAAATTTTACTGTCGTAGAAAATCCGGTTAAAGATAAGGTTTTATACGAAGAAACCACTTATCCTCCGGTGCATTTATGGATTGCCGGTGCAGGACACATTGCCAAAGCTCTGGCGCCTTTGGCGGCTTCATTAGATTTTTCTGTAACAGTTTTTGACGATCGCCCTACCCTTGCCAGTCACGAAAATTTTACTAAAGAAATCCAGCTTAAAACCGATTATTGGGATAATCTTTTAACCATTCGCCCACCCGATCATCAAAAAACGTTTGGCGTAATTGTCACTCGAGGTCATAAACATGACGCCTTGGTGCTACGACATTGGATTCATTACTCTTTCGACTTTTTAGGAATGATTGGCAGCAAGAGAAAGGTTCAAATTATTCGCGATCACTTTCTCCACGAAAAATTAGCTACTGAAATCCAATTTAATCGCGTACAATGTCCCGTAGGGATTAATATCGAAGCCCAAAGTCCGCAAGAAATTGCAGTGAGCATTGCAGGTCAATTGATTCAATCGCGTTCATCATTAATTTTTTAA
- a CDS encoding lysophospholipid acyltransferase family protein, giving the protein MIPANKNPLLDSLFYLYCRWLLRRNFSGIYVKGLENYSKLEKTHPAICFANHTNWWDGFLTFYLTRFNSQKATFCMMEEKQLKYYRFFTWLGMYSVDTSNPLRAAASVRYTIQLLQNPESLCWIFPQGKTTSIYTPIEVKEGTAYLANNVPRAQLLPVIFRYEFLKEEKPFILIQIGNPLEKSRTITDEDISNALIREQNNLEAALRNQNLVGFMPLIPARLSLNKRWEWVQLAFKGRLREFKRAND; this is encoded by the coding sequence GTGATTCCCGCCAATAAAAATCCTTTGTTGGACAGTCTTTTTTACCTTTATTGTCGCTGGCTTTTGCGACGTAATTTTTCAGGCATTTATGTTAAAGGTTTAGAAAACTATTCTAAATTGGAAAAAACGCATCCAGCTATTTGTTTTGCTAATCATACTAATTGGTGGGATGGTTTTTTGACTTTTTATCTAACACGATTCAATTCGCAAAAAGCGACTTTTTGTATGATGGAGGAAAAACAATTAAAATATTATCGTTTTTTCACTTGGCTGGGAATGTATTCGGTCGACACGTCCAATCCTCTTCGTGCGGCGGCTTCGGTGCGTTATACGATTCAATTATTGCAAAATCCTGAATCATTATGCTGGATTTTCCCTCAAGGAAAGACGACTTCTATCTACACTCCCATTGAAGTAAAAGAGGGAACAGCCTATTTGGCTAATAACGTGCCGCGCGCGCAACTTTTACCGGTTATTTTTCGCTATGAATTTTTGAAAGAAGAAAAACCTTTTATTTTAATTCAAATTGGCAATCCACTCGAAAAATCGCGAACGATTACGGATGAAGATATCAGTAATGCTTTAATTCGAGAGCAAAACAATCTTGAAGCGGCGTTAAGAAATCAAAATTTAGTTGGGTTTATGCCTTTGATTCCAGCACGACTTTCCCTTAATAAACGCTGGGAATGGGTGCAGCTGGCGTTTAAAGGGCGTTTGCGAGAATTTAAACGAGCGAATGATTAA
- a CDS encoding phytoene/squalene synthase family protein: MPTAKSSHLQQSFQAAREMTRQHARSFYFASFALPKKKKDAAYAVYAFCRYVDDRMDCSTSFEDQLEVAQNLRKILNQFYSKNVPEQFDWADAFYSTIRTYRIPKGHFENLIKGVEMDAQPSIQIKTWLDLEDYCYYVASVVGLIMSHIFEIKDPNAKEHAISLGIAMQLTNILRDVKEDYENHRVYLPAEELESYQVDLTNGFTQENWKKYAIFFAQRAQEYYLTSEKGISSLADDGSQFTVWIMRYVYAAILDEIAKHDYDVSVRHHVSLFKKLRLVLKAYWLYKKGSCDSRQ; this comes from the coding sequence ATGCCAACCGCTAAATCTTCACATTTGCAGCAAAGTTTCCAAGCCGCTCGGGAAATGACTCGTCAACATGCTAGAAGTTTTTACTTTGCTTCCTTCGCTTTACCTAAAAAGAAAAAAGATGCTGCTTATGCTGTTTACGCTTTTTGTCGTTATGTCGATGATAGAATGGATTGCAGCACATCTTTTGAAGATCAATTGGAAGTTGCTCAGAACCTTAGAAAGATACTGAATCAATTTTATTCCAAAAATGTTCCAGAGCAATTCGATTGGGCAGACGCTTTTTATTCCACGATTCGAACTTATCGAATCCCGAAAGGCCACTTTGAAAATTTAATCAAAGGAGTAGAAATGGATGCTCAACCTTCCATTCAAATCAAGACCTGGTTAGATCTGGAGGATTATTGTTATTACGTTGCGTCAGTGGTGGGACTTATCATGAGTCACATTTTTGAAATAAAAGATCCGAACGCGAAAGAGCACGCGATTAGCCTGGGGATTGCGATGCAATTGACCAATATTTTACGTGATGTGAAAGAAGATTATGAAAACCATCGAGTTTATTTACCTGCAGAAGAATTGGAGTCGTATCAGGTCGATTTAACAAACGGTTTTACTCAGGAAAATTGGAAAAAATACGCCATTTTCTTTGCTCAACGTGCGCAAGAATATTATCTAACAAGCGAAAAAGGCATTTCTTCTTTGGCTGATGATGGTTCTCAATTTACGGTTTGGATTATGAGATATGTGTATGCTGCGATTTTGGATGAGATTGCCAAACACGACTATGATGTTTCTGTTAGGCATCATGTCTCTTTATTCAAAAAACTCCGACTTGTTTTAAAAGCTTATTGGCTTTATAAAAAGGGTTCTTGTGATTCCCGCCAATAA
- a CDS encoding uracil-DNA glycosylase produces the protein MAKTSEILLQYLEQRKKRGDRFIRFSSVADFSKITPNLSSMKKENSEKTHHEHLSENDKKKKLEHLKNIALVCQKCPHLVRSRTQVVFGIGNIDAQLMLVGEAPGADEDRLGEPFVGRAGQLLNKMLEAMDLSRDEVYISNVLKCRPDMPPGAPGNRKPTIEEMNTCLPYLKEQIELIQPKAIIALGATAVTGLLGVEAPIGKLRGHWLQFQDIPVMPTYHPAYLLRNQSNTEKRKVWEDLLMVMEKMEMPISEKQRNYFLNANR, from the coding sequence ATGGCAAAAACTTCTGAAATTCTTTTGCAATATTTAGAGCAACGCAAAAAACGAGGAGATCGTTTTATTCGATTTTCAAGTGTTGCGGATTTTTCCAAAATAACTCCAAATCTATCCTCTATGAAAAAAGAAAATTCAGAAAAAACGCATCATGAACATCTTTCTGAAAACGATAAAAAAAAGAAACTTGAACATTTAAAAAACATTGCATTGGTCTGTCAAAAGTGTCCGCATCTTGTCAGGAGTCGCACTCAGGTTGTTTTCGGTATTGGCAATATTGATGCCCAATTGATGTTGGTTGGAGAAGCCCCTGGAGCGGATGAGGATCGTTTGGGGGAACCTTTTGTGGGGCGGGCTGGACAATTACTCAATAAAATGTTGGAAGCAATGGATTTATCGCGTGATGAAGTTTATATTTCCAATGTTTTGAAATGTCGTCCCGATATGCCGCCAGGTGCGCCAGGCAATCGTAAACCAACCATTGAAGAGATGAACACTTGTTTACCTTATCTCAAGGAGCAGATTGAACTAATTCAACCGAAAGCTATTATTGCGTTGGGTGCAACGGCGGTTACTGGTCTTTTAGGGGTCGAAGCGCCGATTGGGAAATTGCGTGGGCACTGGCTTCAATTTCAAGATATCCCAGTAATGCCAACTTATCATCCCGCTTATCTTTTAAGAAATCAGAGCAACACTGAAAAACGCAAAGTTTGGGAGGATTTACTAATGGTAATGGAAAAAATGGAAATGCCAATTAGTGAAAAGCAGCGTAATTATTTTTTGAATGCCAACCGCTAA